The Fragaria vesca subsp. vesca linkage group LG2, FraVesHawaii_1.0, whole genome shotgun sequence genome includes a window with the following:
- the LOC101303956 gene encoding F-box-like/WD repeat-containing protein TBL1XR1-like, whose amino-acid sequence MISLNSTELNYLVFRYLHESGFTHSAYAFGFEAGVNKSTVDGNLVPPGALVTFLQKGLQFLELEADLGNSSDTDTEDDFSFLQPLDFITKDAYQLQKIVKEKKNRMNAANNEARQEREREVEVERKEEVQGDKAEKDREQEIGKEKEESKQDHIQMEKLEPEENGAGGGVEPMETSPSSTSAPSEIPTSDVIVLEGHTSEVFACAWSPSGSLLASGSGDSTARIWTIAGGSCRSSMQNEPVHVSVLKHFKGRANEKSKDVTTLDWNDDGTLLATGSYDGQARIWGRDGELRTTLIRHKGPIFSLKWNKEGDYLLSGSVDRTAIVWELKTGEWKQQFEFHSAPTLDVDWRDNTSFATCSTDGTIHVCKVGENQPIKTFLGHQGEVNAIKWDPTGSLLASCSDDHTAKIWSMKQDNYLHDLKEHVKEIYTIRWSPTGPGSHNPNQQLVIASASFDSHVKLWDVERGTLIYNLYGHRDPVYSVAFSPNGEYLASGSMDKCMHIWSVKEGKLVKTYTGNGGIFEVCWNKDGDKIAACFANNNVCIVDFRM is encoded by the exons ATGATCTCCCTCAACTCCACCGAATTGAACTACCTCGTCTTTCGTTACCTCCACGAATCAG GCTTCACTCATTCCGCTTATGCTTTCGGATTCGAGGCCGGAGTCAACAAGAGCACCGTGGATGGTAATCTAGTTCCGCCGGGCGCACTAGTAACTTTTCTACAGAAAGGCCTTCAGTTTCTCGAGCTTGAGGCGGACTTAGGCAATAGT AGTGATACGGATACGGAGGATGACTTTTCGTTTCTGCAACCGTTGGATTTTATCACAAAAGATGCGTATCAGTTACAGAAAATTGTTAAGGAAAAGAAGAATAGGATGAACGCTGCTAACAATGAGGCCAGGCAGGAAAGAGAAAGGGAAGTAGAGGTGGAGAGAAAGGAAGAGGTCCAAGGCGATAAGGCGGAGAAGGATAGGGAACAGGAAATTGGTAAAGAGAAGGAGGAGTCGAAGCAGGATCACATACAGATGGAGAAACTGGAGCCTGAAGAAAATGGAGCTGGTGGAG GGGTGGAGCCAATGGAGACCTCCCCAAGCTCAACATCCGCGCCTAGTGAAATTCCTACTAGTGATGTCATAGTTCTAGAAGGCCATACCTCAGAG GTTTTTGCTTGTGCGTGGAGTCCATCAGGTTCGCTTCTTGCATCTGG TTCTGGAGATTCAACAGCTCGAATTTGGACCATTGCCGGTGGAAGTTGTAGATCTAGCATGCAAAATGAACCTGTACATGTTTCTGTGTTAAAGCATTTCAAAGGGAGAGCCAATGAGAAAAGCAAGGATGTGACTACGCTTGATTGGAAT GATGATGGAACGTTGCTAGCAACAGGTTCCTATGATGGCCAAGCAAGAATATGGGGAAGAGACG GAGAGTTAAGGACTACTTTGATCAGACATAAAGGGCCAATCTTTTCTCTGAAGTGGAACAAAGAAGGCGATTATCTTCTGAGTGGAAGTGTGGATAGAACTGCAATTGTGTGGGAGTTAAAGACTGGCGAATGGAAACAACAATTTGAATTTCATTCAG CTCCAACTCTGGATGTTGATTGGCGAGACAATACTTCTTTTGCAACATGCTCTACTGATGGTACAATACATGTCTGCAAGGTCGGAGAGAACCAACCAATCAAAACTTTCTTAGGCCATCAG GGTGAAGTAAATGCTATTAAGTGGGATCCGACTGGCTCATTATTGGCTTCTTGCTCTGATGATCATACAGCAAAG ATATGGAGTATGAAGCAAGACAACTATTTGCATGATTTGAAGGAACATGTTAAG GAGATATATACAATCCGGTGGAGTCCTACAGGACCTGGTTCACATAATCCAAATCAACAATTAGTGATAGCAAG CGCTTCCTTTGATTCACACGTAAAACTCTGGGATGTGGAACGAGGAACACTTATCTACAACTTATATGGCCACAG GGATCCGGTATACTCTGTTGCATTCAGCCCTAATGGTGAGTACTTGGCTAGTGGATCTATGGACAAATGCATGCACATATGGTCTGTGAAGGAAGGCAAACTAGTAAAAACATACACCGGAAATGGGGGAATATTTGAAGTTTGTTGGAACAAAGATGGCGATAAGATAGCTGCTTGTTTTGCTAACAATAATGTATGTATTGTGGATTTCCGAATGTAG
- the LOC101304243 gene encoding putative cyclin-A3-1-like, with translation MSEKENCVRVTRAMKRKAEEAAAAVERTPNKKRVVLGELPRLQNAAAPNPVEPQKRKCSTKSRAAKKPRPIPELAPPKTEEVETTPSDPQMCEPYARDIYEYLHKLEVDPNRRPLPDYIAKVQKDITANMRGVLVDWLVEVAEEYKLLPDTLYLTVSYVDRFLSFNALNRKMLQLLGVSSMLVASKYEEITPPHVEELCYITDNTYTKEDVCKMEADILKVLKFELGNPTIKTILRRFNRVAEEGNKDPDLHFEFLGYYLAELSLLDYNCVKFLPSLVAASVVFLTRFIIQPRMNPWTSSLQQYSGYKPSELKECVLIIHDLYLGRRGGSLQAIREKYKRHKFKCVAVMPSPPEVPAYFFEDVIE, from the exons ACGCCGAACAAGAAGCGCGTCGTGCTGGGCGAGCTTCCCAGGCTCCAAAACGCCGCAGCTCCGAACCCTGTTGAGCCGCAGAAGCGGAAATGCAGCACTAAATCCCGGGCCGCGAAAAAACCGCGGCCAATCCCGGAACTCGCGCCGCCGAAGACAGAGGAGGTCGAAACGACGCCGTCAGATCCCCAAATGTGCGAGCCTTATGCTCGCGACATTTACGAGTATCTCCACAAGCTAGAG GTGGATCCAAATAGAAGGCCTTTGCCGGATTACATTGCGAAGGTTCAGAAGGATATCACTGCAAATATGAGAGGAGTGTTGGTGGACTGGTTGGTGGAAGTTGCTGAGGAATACAAGCTCCTTCCTGATACTCTCTACCTCACCGTTTCGTATGTCGATAGGTTCCTTTCTTTCAATGCTCTCAATCGGAAAATGCTTCAATTACTTGGTGTTTCTTCAATGCTCGTCGCTTC GAAGTATGAGGAGATCACACCTCCACATGTGGAAGAATTGTGTTACATAACAGATAATACATACACTAAGGAAGAT GTGTGCAAAATGGAGGCTGATATACTTAAGGTCTTGAAGTTTGAATTGGGCAATCCTACAATAAAGACAATTTTAAG GAGATTCAATAGAGTTGCTGAAGAGGGCAACAAA GATCCTGATCTGCATTTTGAATTTCTGGGCTACTACCTTGCAGAGCTAAGCTTGTTAGACTACAACTGTGTCAAATTTTTGCCTTCTTTGGTGGCTGCATCTGTTGTATTTCTTACAAGATTTATCATCCAACCAAGGATGAATCCATGG ACTTCATCGCTGCAACAATATTCAGGATATAAACCATCTGAGTTGAAAGAATGTGTCCTTATCATACATGACTTGTATTTGGGTAGACGAGGAGGGTCTCTGCAAGCTATAAGAGAAAAGTACAAAAGACATAAG TTCAAATGTGTGGCAGTGATGCCTTCTCCTCCAGAGGTACCTGCATACTTTTTTGAAGATGTTATAGAATGA